A genomic window from Streptomyces sp. 846.5 includes:
- the cobT gene encoding nicotinate-nucleotide--dimethylbenzimidazole phosphoribosyltransferase yields the protein MSDTGHVPTGGTTEQPLATNGAEQAPIGASAPIGEQSARDPFGSDASLGRNQALPQSLGSEGAPPPYTFLDLPDDEDDEDELLMPGPQSAWSEPAAVREPQPAFQPQVVVPEQVQVPVAAVPAPEPVAVPTAEGTVPAPSWPPLTPPTVPVVTAAPEAPAAPAPVTEQPQQAQPVVAAPRRPLHAGPPIPDPSLMTGQVPVRSLADRGPSAGGESPFTVAGPTTPPYGVPAAPAAGQYSGPEYLDQPAAVVSALGTAPTQAEPVEVAVQAPEPVAVSVPVQMPSPESTLGSNNQVQPAPAPMVESAPAAAPEPQPEAVVPFEPAPPVEAVPIPVEPIPVEPVPAEPIPVEPVAVEPSPEPAAAPAPAAEPAPLPEPPAAEADPLPEIEAEPEPVAPTPQPDAAIPAQGASPEAGGSRISAFMSPPPRQFVMEPAVEAVPDAVAEAVVVEPEPEPEPEPAVLTETPPAPIASESTAQGTGTLSDPVLSTVHPAAEAQPVPELSQQSTAVPVPEQAPEPERRVLAVDASGGVEAAETVQPLAPEPAFAAESAAAAAVTAPVLVEPEAPLPVVPEGPAAPAYDDEMRDAVHRVMRERRDIRNGFRPDPIPHEVLIRVLEAAHTAPSVGYSQPWDFVVIRSAKTRARMHELAERQREVYAESLPKGRAKQFKELKIEAIVETPVNIVVTADRTRGGRHTLGRHTQPQMAPYSAALAVENLWLAARAEGLGVGWVSFFDEQEMVRELGLPEHLDVVAYLCVGYVNEFPTEPELAQAGWAKKRPLSWVVHEETYGRRALPGEEPHSVLQETLRGIRPLDAKALGEAWDRQKRMTKPAGSLGMLEIISAQLCGLSRKCPPPIPEPACVAIFAGDHGVHAQGVTHWPQEVTAQMVANFLAGGAVVNAFAAQLGAEVCVVDVGVASELPPAIDSGRTTGLLPRKVRPGTADMTVEPAMTREEALRALEVGIETARDLVAAGNKALVTGDMGIANTTAAAALICVFTGEDPSVVTGRGTGIDDETHARKIAVVREALALHRPDPADPIGVLAAVGGLEHAALAGFMLGAASLRTPVILDGVIAGSAALVAKAIAPEVLAACVAGHRSAEPGHKAALAKLGLRPLIDLDLRLGEGTGALLALPLVQSAARAMHDVATFDSAGVTEKH from the coding sequence ATGAGCGATACCGGCCACGTCCCGACCGGGGGGACGACCGAGCAACCGCTCGCGACGAACGGCGCGGAGCAGGCCCCGATCGGGGCGTCCGCCCCGATCGGCGAGCAGTCCGCCCGCGACCCCTTCGGCAGCGACGCCTCCCTGGGACGCAACCAGGCGTTGCCGCAGTCGCTCGGCTCCGAGGGCGCGCCACCGCCCTACACCTTTCTCGACCTGCCCGACGACGAGGACGACGAGGACGAACTGCTGATGCCGGGCCCGCAGAGCGCCTGGAGCGAGCCCGCAGCCGTGCGGGAGCCGCAGCCCGCCTTCCAGCCGCAGGTTGTCGTGCCCGAGCAGGTCCAGGTGCCGGTGGCCGCGGTTCCCGCTCCGGAGCCGGTCGCGGTGCCGACGGCCGAGGGCACGGTCCCGGCCCCGTCCTGGCCGCCGCTGACTCCGCCGACGGTCCCGGTCGTCACGGCCGCGCCGGAGGCCCCTGCCGCACCCGCACCCGTCACCGAGCAGCCGCAGCAGGCCCAGCCGGTGGTCGCCGCGCCGCGTCGGCCGCTGCACGCCGGGCCGCCGATCCCGGACCCCTCGCTGATGACCGGTCAGGTTCCGGTGCGCTCGCTGGCCGACCGCGGCCCCTCGGCGGGTGGCGAGTCCCCGTTCACCGTCGCCGGCCCGACGACCCCGCCCTACGGCGTGCCCGCGGCCCCGGCCGCCGGCCAGTACTCGGGCCCCGAGTACCTGGACCAGCCGGCGGCCGTCGTCTCGGCGCTGGGCACCGCGCCGACGCAGGCCGAACCGGTCGAGGTCGCTGTGCAGGCACCTGAGCCGGTCGCGGTGAGCGTCCCGGTGCAGATGCCCTCGCCGGAGAGCACCCTCGGCTCCAACAACCAGGTCCAGCCCGCCCCCGCGCCGATGGTGGAATCGGCCCCGGCCGCGGCCCCGGAACCACAGCCCGAGGCCGTCGTTCCGTTCGAGCCGGCGCCCCCGGTCGAGGCCGTCCCGATCCCCGTCGAGCCGATCCCTGTTGAACCGGTCCCTGCAGAACCGATCCCCGTAGAACCGGTCGCGGTCGAGCCGTCACCCGAGCCGGCCGCCGCGCCGGCTCCCGCTGCCGAACCGGCGCCCCTGCCCGAGCCGCCGGCGGCCGAAGCTGACCCTCTACCTGAGATCGAGGCCGAGCCTGAGCCGGTGGCCCCCACCCCTCAGCCGGACGCCGCCATCCCCGCCCAGGGCGCCTCGCCCGAGGCCGGCGGCAGCCGGATCTCCGCGTTCATGTCGCCGCCGCCGCGTCAGTTCGTCATGGAGCCGGCCGTCGAGGCAGTCCCTGACGCCGTCGCCGAGGCCGTCGTCGTAGAGCCCGAACCCGAGCCGGAGCCCGAGCCCGCGGTCCTGACCGAAACTCCCCCCGCCCCCATCGCCTCGGAGAGCACCGCTCAGGGCACCGGGACGCTGTCGGACCCGGTACTGTCCACCGTCCATCCCGCAGCGGAAGCGCAGCCTGTGCCTGAACTCTCCCAGCAGTCGACCGCTGTCCCCGTGCCGGAACAGGCACCCGAGCCCGAGCGGCGGGTCCTCGCCGTGGACGCCTCCGGCGGTGTGGAGGCCGCCGAGACGGTGCAGCCGCTCGCACCGGAGCCGGCGTTCGCAGCCGAATCCGCGGCTGCCGCCGCCGTCACCGCGCCCGTCCTCGTCGAGCCCGAGGCGCCGCTGCCCGTCGTCCCCGAGGGCCCGGCCGCCCCGGCCTACGACGACGAGATGCGCGACGCGGTGCACCGGGTGATGCGCGAGCGCCGCGACATCCGCAACGGCTTCCGGCCCGACCCGATCCCGCACGAGGTGCTGATCCGGGTCCTGGAGGCCGCTCACACCGCCCCCAGCGTCGGCTACTCCCAGCCCTGGGACTTCGTGGTGATCCGCTCCGCGAAGACCCGGGCCCGGATGCACGAACTGGCGGAGCGTCAGCGCGAGGTCTACGCGGAGTCGCTGCCCAAGGGGCGGGCCAAGCAGTTCAAGGAACTGAAGATCGAGGCCATCGTCGAGACCCCGGTGAACATCGTGGTCACCGCCGACCGCACCCGCGGCGGCCGGCACACCCTCGGCCGGCACACCCAGCCGCAGATGGCGCCCTACTCGGCCGCCCTCGCCGTGGAGAACCTCTGGCTGGCCGCCCGCGCCGAGGGCCTCGGCGTCGGCTGGGTCAGCTTCTTCGACGAGCAGGAGATGGTCCGCGAGCTCGGCCTGCCCGAGCACCTGGACGTGGTGGCCTACCTCTGCGTCGGCTATGTGAACGAGTTCCCGACCGAGCCCGAACTGGCGCAGGCCGGCTGGGCCAAGAAGCGCCCGCTGTCCTGGGTGGTCCACGAGGAGACCTACGGCCGCCGCGCGCTGCCCGGCGAGGAACCGCACAGTGTGCTGCAGGAGACCCTGCGCGGCATCAGGCCGCTGGACGCCAAGGCGCTCGGTGAGGCCTGGGACCGGCAGAAGCGGATGACCAAGCCGGCCGGCTCGCTCGGCATGCTGGAGATAATCTCCGCCCAACTGTGCGGCCTCTCCCGCAAGTGCCCGCCGCCGATCCCCGAGCCCGCGTGCGTGGCCATCTTCGCGGGCGACCACGGCGTGCACGCCCAGGGCGTCACGCACTGGCCGCAGGAGGTCACCGCGCAGATGGTGGCGAACTTCCTGGCCGGCGGCGCGGTCGTGAACGCGTTCGCGGCCCAGCTGGGCGCCGAGGTCTGCGTGGTGGACGTCGGCGTGGCCTCCGAGCTGCCCCCCGCGATCGACTCCGGCCGCACCACCGGCCTGCTGCCGCGCAAGGTGCGTCCCGGCACGGCCGACATGACCGTCGAACCGGCCATGACCCGCGAGGAGGCGCTGCGCGCCCTGGAGGTCGGCATCGAGACCGCCCGCGATCTCGTCGCGGCCGGCAACAAGGCCCTGGTCACCGGGGACATGGGGATCGCCAACACCACCGCTGCGGCAGCCCTGATCTGCGTCTTCACCGGGGAGGACCCCTCCGTGGTGACCGGGCGCGGCACCGGCATCGACGACGAGACCCATGCCCGCAAGATCGCGGTGGTCCGCGAGGCGCTGGCCCTGCACCGCCCCGACCCGGCCGACCCGATCGGCGTCCTCGCGGCGGTCGGCGGACTGGAGCACGCGGCGCTGGCGGGCTTCATGCTGGGCGCGGCCAGCCTGCGCACGCCGGTCATCCTGGACGGCGTGATCGCCGGCTCCGCCGCGTTGGTGGCCAAGGCCATCGCCCCGGAGGTCCTCGCCGCGTGCGTCGCCGGGCACCGCTCGGCCGAACCCGGCCACAAGGCGGCTCTCGCCAAGCTGGGGTTGCGTCCCCTGATCGACC
- the cbiE gene encoding precorrin-6y C5,15-methyltransferase (decarboxylating) subunit CbiE: MADRVTVIGWDGSPLSQAAQAALDAATLVAGGTYQLQNLRIPAGADRMALGSVELVARRVAHHRGAAVVVAEGDPGFFGVVRTLRRPEHGLELEVLPAVSSVAAAFARAGMPWDDAQVVSTHGRGLRRAANVCRAHPKVAVLTSPGAGPSELALLLRDVHRTFVVCEALGTPDENVTVLTSDRVPDHLWQDPNVVLVVGASAQGPVPSSGWLAGRPLDFPGPVRGWALETPPEDTGAPGALPAAVRALVLARLGPRPGDLLWDVGAGTGVVALDAGRSGAAVIAVDQDGDACARLDVSARRYGVELQTVHGTAPAVLADLPEPDVVLVRGGAEVLRACLGRRPERVVALPRTLQQVEEVRRAFADVHYAVDGALLHVAPLAEGSGLGAVEPRFVLWGSR, translated from the coding sequence ATGGCTGACCGGGTCACAGTGATCGGCTGGGACGGCTCACCGCTCTCCCAGGCCGCGCAGGCCGCGCTGGACGCCGCGACGCTCGTCGCCGGCGGCACCTACCAGCTGCAGAACCTCAGAATCCCGGCCGGGGCGGACCGGATGGCCCTGGGCAGTGTGGAACTGGTCGCCCGCCGGGTGGCCCACCACCGCGGCGCGGCCGTGGTGGTCGCCGAGGGCGACCCGGGGTTCTTCGGGGTGGTGCGGACCCTGCGCCGTCCCGAGCACGGCCTGGAGCTGGAGGTCCTCCCGGCGGTCTCTTCGGTCGCCGCGGCCTTCGCCCGCGCCGGGATGCCCTGGGACGACGCACAGGTCGTCAGCACCCATGGCCGGGGCCTGCGCCGGGCCGCCAACGTCTGCCGGGCGCACCCCAAGGTGGCGGTGCTGACCTCGCCCGGCGCCGGGCCCTCCGAGCTGGCGCTGCTGCTGCGCGACGTGCACCGGACCTTCGTGGTCTGCGAGGCGCTGGGCACCCCGGACGAGAACGTGACCGTGCTCACCTCGGACCGGGTCCCCGACCACCTGTGGCAGGACCCCAACGTCGTGCTGGTGGTCGGCGCGAGCGCTCAGGGACCGGTGCCGTCCTCCGGCTGGCTGGCCGGGCGTCCGCTGGACTTCCCCGGCCCGGTCCGGGGCTGGGCGCTGGAGACCCCGCCCGAGGACACCGGGGCGCCGGGCGCGCTCCCGGCCGCGGTCCGCGCCCTGGTGCTGGCCCGGCTCGGCCCGCGCCCCGGCGACCTGCTCTGGGACGTGGGCGCCGGCACCGGCGTCGTCGCGCTGGACGCCGGCCGCAGCGGAGCGGCCGTGATCGCCGTCGACCAGGACGGCGACGCCTGCGCCCGACTGGATGTCAGTGCCCGCCGCTACGGTGTGGAACTGCAGACCGTGCACGGCACCGCGCCCGCGGTGCTCGCCGACCTGCCCGAGCCCGACGTCGTGCTGGTGCGCGGCGGGGCGGAGGTGCTGCGCGCCTGTCTCGGCCGCCGTCCCGAGCGCGTCGTCGCCCTGCCCAGGACCCTGCAGCAGGTCGAGGAGGTCCGCCGGGCCTTCGCCGACGTCCACTACGCGGTGGACGGCGCGCTGCTGCACGTCGCCCCGCTGGCGGAGGGCAGCGGCTTGGGCGCGGTCGAGCCGCGCTTCGTGCTCTGGGGCAGTCGCTGA